One uncultured Carboxylicivirga sp. genomic window, ACAAGCAGGATTTTAGCAGGCAGATTGATTAATTCAACCAATATGGTTTTGGTAAAGTTGTTATCGTAAGTTCCCCATGCAAAAGCAAAAAAAATGGTAAAAACTACCCAGTATGTCAGATGTTGAACAACTCGGTTATTCAGAACTCGGGCCATCAACCCTTTATTAGTTTTTACTATTTGCATGTGCTGGTTTATTTGGTTAGCAAATTACAAACTTAATGTCTTACGTCCATCCTTTTCAGGACGAAAACCTGCTTGATAGGTATGGATGACCATTCTGAATAAGCCTGTTGTTTATATTTCGGTTTCTGTTTTTTGTCCTTATTAATTGCAGATACCTGTTTCAGGAAGTTTATTTGACATTGCAGTTAAAGTCTCCGAAATTAATTTTTTGTAGGATGGTTGTGCTGTTTTAGATTGTTGTTAATAACTAAACTAAATATTCAATTATGCAAAAATCACCTTTACTTCTTTTAATGATGTTATTTCTTGGATTTAACATCGTTGCAAAAAATAAAATAGAACGGATTGAACCTGCCTTTTGGTGGGCAGGAATGAAAGATACCGAACTTCAGGTTATGGTTTATGGAGAGAATATCTCTGAACTTCGTGCCGAAATAAATTATGAAGGCGTGCAATTAGAACGTTCTGTTTTGGTTGAATCACCTAATTATCAATTTCTTTACTTAAATATTGATAAACATACTAAACCCGGTTCATTTGATATCAACTTTACCCGTAAAGGAAAAAACGTTTTAACTTATAAATATGAGTTGAAGCAGAGACAAGAAGGATCAGCACTTCGCGAAGGATACAATACTTCGGATGTTATTTATCTGATTACCCCCGATCGTTTTGTAAACGGTAATCCCGACAACGATAATGTGGAAGGGATGACAGAACAAGCTAATCGAAATGATTTGAACGGTCGTCATGGTGGTGATCTGGAAGGGATTATCTCTCATCTGGATTATATAGATGAGATGGGTTTTACTGCGTTATGGCTAAATCCTGTCATGGAAAACAACATGACCAGAACATCTTACCATGGTTACGCCATTACCGATTTTTATAACACTGATGCCCGATATGGAACCAACGATGATTATCTGATGTTGGTTAAGGAAGCTAAGAAAAAAGGAATCAAGGTAATTATAGATATGATCCTGAATCATTGTGGTTCTGAGCATTGGTGGATGAAGGATTTACCAACATCTGACTGGTTACATTTTCAGGATGGTTGGAAACCAACAACTCATCTGCGCGAAACTAATCTTGATCCATATGCTTCAGACTATGATAAAAGGATGCATGCCGATGGTTGGTTTGTAGAATCAATGCCCGATTTAAATCAGAGTAATCCTTTAATGGCCGATTATCTTATTTACAATACTATCTGGTGGATCGAATATGCTGATCTGGACGGTATCAGGATGGATACCTATCCTTATCCGGATAAAGATTTTATGGCTGAATGGACCAAAAGAGTGATGACTGAATATCCACATTTTAATATGGTGGGTGAAGAATGGTCGGTTAACCCTGCCATCGTTTCGTATTGGCAGAAAGGAAAACACAATGCTGATGGTTATACCTCGTTTTTACCCGGAGTTTTTGATTTCCCATTACAGGAAGCTCTGGTCAAGGCTTTAAATGAGGATGACAGAAATTGGGGACAGGGTCTGATTCGATTGTATGGTATGTTGGCAAATGATTTTCTGTATGCGGATCCTTCCCAATTGGTAACTTTTCCTGATAATCACGATATGAGTCGTTTCTATACTCAAATCAATGAAGATTTTGATTTGTTTAATATGGGAATGGCATACATTGCTGTAACACGTGGTATACCTCAAATTTATTACGGAACCGAGATTTTAATGACCAATCCAAACTCGGATTCTCATGGTGAGATACGTTCCGATTTTCCTGGAGGTTGGGATGGTGATAAGGTGAATGCTTTTACCGGTAAAGGATTAGCAGCTGATGCTATAGAAGCCCAAGATTTTGTTAAAACTCTTTTGAACTGGCGTAAAGGTAGTAAAGAAGTGCATAAAGGTTGTTTAAAGCATTTTGCACCTGCCTCCGGATCGGGTATCTATACGGTTTTTAGATATACTGAAGAAAAAGCTGTAATGCTTATTATGAATAAAAATACAGAGGATAAAAAAGTAGATCTTACCCATTATAAAGATGAGGTGATTGGTGATGCAACTACCGGATTGAATGTGATAACAGGTAAAAAGGTTGATATTTCTGAGGCATCCATCAATGTAAAAGCCCGTTCGTTTATATTATTGGAAATAGACCTTTAATGATAGTATCAGTGTCAGATAAAAAATAAAAATAAGATTCCCACCAGCAAAAGTATTCGGGCAATTAATGCAAGATCTGGTCTTGCTATGGTCCACTTCAATTTTGTTTTGGTGGGGTTATTTTTCTTACTGGTTGATTTCATCTTTCCCTTGATCTATGAATATTTCTTTCCAGAATAATAGAATCAAATGTGATGCCAGTTTTTTGTTTTGAAAAAAATAAAAGGGACTGATTAACTCAGTCCCTTTCTTATGGTGATGATAATTCCTCTATTTATATTCATCCCAATGCTTGATGCTAATGTGTTCTTGTCCTAATTTACAGAACGAATAGATGAAAGCACTTGCTAATCGAGCATTTGTAATCAATGGAATGTTAAAGTCGATTGCATCACGACGGATTTGGTATCCGTTTTTCAACTCATCTTTAGATAAGTTTTTAGGGATATTAATTACCAAATCAATCTTCTTGTCGCGAATGAGATCAATTACGTTTGGTTTCTGATCCTGATTAGGCCAGTATACCAATGTTGTTTCAATTCCATTCTCAGCAAAGAACTTATGAGTTCCGCCTGTTGCAAAAAGATTGTAACCACGTTCTTTTAATAATGCTGCGCTCTTCAATAATTCCAGTTTTGAACGGGCAGGACCAGAAGAAATCAATACATTCTTTTCTGGTACGCGATATCCCACCGATAGCATTGATTGTAGAACCGCATCGTAATAGGTCTCCCCGATACAACCTACCTCACCGGTTGATGACATATCAACACCTAATACAGGGTCGGCTTTTTGCAAACGTGCAAAAGAGAATTGAGGAGCTTTGATACCAACATAATCAAGTTCGAAAGAACTTTTAGTAAGCTTTTCAACAGGTAATCCAAGCATTGCCCTGGTAGCCATATCGATAAGATTCACCTTTAATACTTTTGAAACAAACGGGAAGCTTCGCGAAGCACGCAGGTTACATTCAATTACTTTAATATCGTTGTCTTTTGCCAGTAACTGCATGTTGAAAGGACCCGTAATGTTAAGGCCTTTTGCAATCTGACGGGCAATCTTCTTGATTCGACGAATAGTCTCTACATATAATTTCTGAGGTGGGAATACAATGGTTGCATCTCCGGAGTGTACACCAGCAAATTCAATGTGCTCACTGATTGCATATGCAATTACCTCACCATTGTTAGCTACTGCATCAATTTCAATTTCCTTGGCTTCCTCAATAAATTCAGAAACAACTACCGGGAATTCTTTAGATACATTGGCTGCCAGTGTTAGGAAGTGTTCCAATTCGTCTTTGTTCGAAACAACGTTCATTGCTGCACCAGAAAGTACATATGAAGGACGAACCAAGACTGGGAAGCCAACTTCATCAACAAATTTGAAAATATCATCGATGGAAGTTAATTCACTCCAGCGTGGTTGGTCAACACCAAGTTCATCCAATAGACTTGAGAACTTCTGACGGTTTTCTGCACGGTCAATATCTGTTGGAGAGGTTCCTAAAATTGGCACATTCTGGCGATGTAATTTCATTGCCAGGTTATTCGGAATCTGTCCACCAACCGATACAATCACTCCTTTAGGCAATTCAAGATCGATGATGTCCAACACTCTTTCCTGAGTTAATTCATCAAAGTACAGTCGGCTACACATATCGTAGTCGGTACTCACTGTTTCAGGGTTGTAGTTGATCATGATCGAACGATAACCCTGATCGTTAATGGTGTTAAGAGAGTTAACGCTACACCAGTCGAACTCAACTGATGAACCAATACGATAGGCACCCGAACCAAGAACGACTACAGATTTTCCATCTTTTTCGAACTCAATATCATGCTCAGTTCCACTATAAGTCAGATACAGGTAGTTGATTTGAGCAGGAAACTCTCCTGCCATAGTATCAATCTGTTTCACAACAGGTAAAATACCATTTGCCTTACGATACTCACGAACAGAAAGCAGACCCTTTTCCATGTCAATGCCATCAGTTTTTAGAACCAGACGAGAAACCTGGAAATCAGAGAATCCCATTTTCTTGGCATTTAAAAGTTCTTCTGTTGGAAGATCTTCCAGTGTATTGTACTTCTCAAGAAGTTCTTTATGGTCAGTTATATTCTTAAGTTTTTCAAGGAACCATTTGTCGATTCTGGTCAGATTGTGAATCTCGTCAACCGACATACCTTCCTGAAGTGCTTCAGAGATAGCAAATACCCTTTGATCAGTTGGTTCGGCTAACTCTTCTTTAATATCTTTGTTTTTCAGTGGTTGATTAGCAACAAATCCGTGCATGCCCTGACCAACCATTCTAAGACCTTTTTGAATAGCTTCTTCAAAGTTACGTCCGATGGCCATAATTTCACCCACACTCTTCATGCTCGAGCCAATCTGCTTAGATACACCTGTAAATTTACCTAAATCCCAACGAGGTATTTTACAAACAATGTAATCAAGTGCTGGTTCGAAGAATGCTGTAGTTGTTTTGGTCACAGAGTTCTTTAATTCGTGCAGGCTATATCCAAGTCCTAACTTTGCAGCAATAAAAGCTAATGGATAACCGGTTGCTTTAGATGCTAATGCACTTGAGCGAGAAAGACGGGCATTCACCTCAATAACACGATAGTCTTCTGAATATGGATCCAATGCATACTGTACATTACATTCTCCAACGATACCAATGTGGCGAATAATCTTAATAGCTAACTCACGAAGTTTATGATATTCAGCATTAGATAAAGTTTGAGATGGAGCAACCACGATACTTTCACCGGTGTGAATCCCAAGTGGGTCGAAGTTTTCCATGTTACAAACCGTAATACAGTTGTTGTATGCATCGCGCACTACTTCGTACTCAACCTCTTTCCAGCCTTTTAATGATTCCTCTACCAAAATCTGGTTTGAATAAGAGAAAGCATTTTCAGCACGTGCAATCAATTCTTCTTTGTTCGAGCAGAACCCAGAACCCATACCTCCTAAGGTATAGGCAGCTCTCACAATAATAGGGAATCCGATCACGTCGGATGCCTTCACTGCATCTGCAATATTGGTAACCGCTATACTTATTGGAGTTTTAACATCGATCTCTTTTAATTTGTTGGCGAAGATTTCACGATCTTCGGTGTCGATAATTGATTGAACAGGTGTTCCTAAAACTTCCACATTGTATTTGGCAAGTGTACCTGCTTCATACAATTTAGTACCGCAATTTAAAGCAGTTTGTCCTCCAAAAGCCAAAAGAATACCTTCAGGCTTTTCTTTCTTCATCACTTCTTCAACGAAGTACGGTGTAACAGGCAGATAGTAAATTTTATCAGCGATACCTTCTGAAGTTTGTACGGTTGCAATGTTGGGGTTGATCAATACCGTTTCAATACCTTCTTCTTTCAGGGCTTTTAAAGCTTGAGATCCTGAATAATCAAATTCACCTGCTTCTCCGATTTTCAGCGCTCCTGAGCCCAGTACAACGACCTTCTTGACGTTCTTCTTCATTTTACAATGCAGTTTATTGTTTGCTAGCTACTTATAATTCAATTTTTATTACTCACTCTCTTCTTACAATTGTGTATATCTGTTTTTACTTTTTATTGGAAAAAATTCATTTTTTATGCAAAAAAAAGCCCCAAGCTTAAAATTTGAGGTTAATTTTTGATTGATAATGAATAAAAAAAATAAAATGAATAGATATGATGTGTAAGAAAATATCGATAGAGTGCTTGTATTCAGTAGTGTTATAGTCACTTGACCACCTGTTTATTGTTTTCAAATAAAATTGTCATGCAAAAATACATAAATTTTATAAAAAACAGCTTTGAAATTAATAATTAATGAATAAATTTGCATCGACACCGAATAAATATACATTAATAGAAGAATGAAAATTAAGGCGCATCGATTATTGGCTATTAAGCATCTGGTTAGTTCGCGAAAAGTTAGTTCGCAGGAAGAGCTGGTTAGTTTGCTTGAAGAGGAAGGGTTTAAACTAACTCAAGCCACCTTATCGCGTGACTTGAAATATCTGAAGGTAGCTAAAGTGCCAGATGTTGAAACAGGATATAAATATGTAATACCTGAAATTGGACAAAAGGTTGAAGCTTCCTTACCTTCGAATGAAGATTTCCCTGTAAGCGGTGTGGAATCGATGGAATTTTCAGGTCAGATGGCAATTATTAAAACACGTCCGGGATTTGCTAACGGAATAGCATCTGTTATTGACAGTCATGGGCCATATGAGATATTAGGAACTATTGCGGGTGATGACACTATTTTGCTCATTAGTCGTGAAGGAATAAGTAAAACGGACGTAATCAATGCTTTATCATTGTTTATGCCAGGGTTAAAAGAAAAAACAATATAAGAAAAACAGAACTGATTAGTAAGACGATGGAGTTCAACATTTTTGTCGCACAAAAAGAACATGCCACATACGTGGATATAATTCTGGAGACCATTGCAGAAGCTGCAAAGGTTAGAGGCACTGGTATTGCCAAGCGAAATCCTGATTATATCCAAAAGAAAATTGAAGAGGGGAAGGCAATATTAGCTTTGCACGAGGGAGAGTTTGCAGGTTTTTGTTACATAGAGACCTGGGGACATGAGAAGTTTGTTGCTAACTCCGGTCTGATAGTTGTTGATCGCTTCAGGGGTAATGGGCTTGCAAAAGCCATTAAAAGTAAGGCCTTTGAACTTTCAAGAACACGATATCCACAGGCCAAATTATTTGGTCTGACTACGGGTCTTGCCGTAATGAAGATTAATTCAGATTTGGGTTACAGACCTGTTACCTTCTCTGAGTTAACGGACGATGAAATGTTCTGGAAAGGTTGTCAAACCTGTGTGAACTATGATATTTTGCTGAGAACTTCGAGAAAGCATTGTTTGTGTACAGGAATGCTTTTTGATCCTGAAAAAATGAAATCTGTAAAAGAAGAAAAGCAGAAGTCAAAAAGTATGAAAAGCCGCTGGCAATCAGTACGCGAGTCGGTATTGCAACTGAAGAAAAATAACAATAACAAAGATAACGTTCTGAATAAGTTTAAGAGAGCAATGGCTCTTTTTGTATAGTGATAAAGAAAGCTAACATTAAAAAGATGAAGGATAAAGTAGTTTTAGCGTATAGCGGAGGATTAGATACATCATTTTGTGTAAAGTACCTGACCGAGGAAAGGCAACTGGACGTATATTCGGCTTTAGCCAATACCGGTGGTTTTTCTGAAACTGAATTAAAGGATATTGAGGGGAAAGCCTATGAATTAGGCGTAACCAAACATATCGCTTTAGATGTTACCGATCGCTATTATCAGCGCTGTATTCGTTATATGATTTATGGCAATGTGTTAAAAAATAATACTTATCCTTTATCTGTTAGCTCAGAGCGTATCTTTCAGGCTCTTGCTATAGTTGAGTATGCACGAAAAATTGGTGCAAAGTATATTGCTCATGGTAGTACAGGTGCTGGTAATGACCAGGTTAGATTTGACCTGACCTTTCAGGTGTTAGCTCCTGAAATTAAGGTAATCGCACCTATCCGAGAGTTGCAGTTATCACGTGAAGCCGAGATTGACTTCTTAAAGAAGCGCGGAATCAATCGAGACTGGACCAAAATGGAATATTCCATTAATAAAGGTCTTTGGGGTACAAGTATTGGAGGAAAAGAAACTTTAACTTCTAATCAAACTTTGCCCGAAGCAGCTTATCCAAGTCAAATGGTTAAAGATGGTGAGGAAACTTTAACCATCGATTTTGAGAAAGGTGAACTTAGTAAAATCAATGGACAGGCTTACGATAATAAAATTGATGCTATAAAAGCCATTGAAGGATTGGCTGCGCCTTACGCTGTTGGCAGAGATATGCATGTGGGTGATACTATCATTGGAATTAAAGGTCGAGTTGGGTTTGAAGCAGCCGCACCTTTAGTAATAATAAAAGCTCACCATGTACTTGAAAAGCATACGCTAACAAAATGGCAAATGCATTGGAAAGAGCAATTGGGTAACTGGTACGGAATGTTTTTACATGAGTCGCAATACCTGGAACCATCCATGCGGGATATTGAGAAATTCCTTGAAAGTACTCAACGAAATGTTACAGGTAAGGTTATCATCAAACTAAAGCCTTATCACTTTCAGGTGGTTGGAATTGAATCAGAACATGATTTAATGAGTAGTGTATTTGGTGAATATGGCGAAATGAATAAGGCATGGTCTGCCTCAGATGTTGAGGGATTTACCACTATCTTATCTACTCCAATGAAAATTTATAACGCAGTAAATAAAGGGGAACTGAACTTAGAGGATGCAGAAGATTAAGGTTGGCATAGTTGGAGGAGCCGGTTACACAGCCGGTGAGTTGATTCGTTTATTGGTTCATCATCCGCAGGCAGAAATTAGTTTTATTCAAAGTAACAGTCAGGCTGGATTGGATGTATGTAGCATTCATGCTGATTTGATTGGTGATATTGAAATGAACTTTGTTGCCGATGTAGATTACGATAATGCAGATGTATTGTTTTTGTGCATGGGACATGGGCGATCGAAATCGTTTGTAGCTGAAATGCCTAAATCATACAGTGGTAAAATTATCGACCTAAGTAATGATTTTAGATTGAATAAAGATGCCGACGGTTTTGTGTATGGATTGCCTGAATGCAACCTCGAGCAAATTAAGAAAGCGGATAAAATTGCCAATCCGGGTTGTTTTGCGACAGCTATACAGTTGGCTTTGTTGCCACTCGCTTCCAAAGGTTTGCTAAATGAGATACATATACATGCTATAACTGGTTCTACTGGAGCAGGTCAAGCACCAAGTGCAACTACTCATTTTAGCTGGCGTAACAACAATGCATCGGTATATAAATCATTCTCGCATCAGCATTTAGGTGAGATTGGAGAAACTATGGTTCAGTTACAGCCTGGTTTTGAAAAGGAAATCAACTTTGTTCCAATGCGTGGTAATTTTCCCAGAGGGATTTTAGCTTCGGTTTA contains:
- a CDS encoding glycoside hydrolase family 13 protein, translating into MQKSPLLLLMMLFLGFNIVAKNKIERIEPAFWWAGMKDTELQVMVYGENISELRAEINYEGVQLERSVLVESPNYQFLYLNIDKHTKPGSFDINFTRKGKNVLTYKYELKQRQEGSALREGYNTSDVIYLITPDRFVNGNPDNDNVEGMTEQANRNDLNGRHGGDLEGIISHLDYIDEMGFTALWLNPVMENNMTRTSYHGYAITDFYNTDARYGTNDDYLMLVKEAKKKGIKVIIDMILNHCGSEHWWMKDLPTSDWLHFQDGWKPTTHLRETNLDPYASDYDKRMHADGWFVESMPDLNQSNPLMADYLIYNTIWWIEYADLDGIRMDTYPYPDKDFMAEWTKRVMTEYPHFNMVGEEWSVNPAIVSYWQKGKHNADGYTSFLPGVFDFPLQEALVKALNEDDRNWGQGLIRLYGMLANDFLYADPSQLVTFPDNHDMSRFYTQINEDFDLFNMGMAYIAVTRGIPQIYYGTEILMTNPNSDSHGEIRSDFPGGWDGDKVNAFTGKGLAADAIEAQDFVKTLLNWRKGSKEVHKGCLKHFAPASGSGIYTVFRYTEEKAVMLIMNKNTEDKKVDLTHYKDEVIGDATTGLNVITGKKVDISEASINVKARSFILLEIDL
- the carB gene encoding carbamoyl-phosphate synthase (glutamine-hydrolyzing) large subunit; amino-acid sequence: MKKNVKKVVVLGSGALKIGEAGEFDYSGSQALKALKEEGIETVLINPNIATVQTSEGIADKIYYLPVTPYFVEEVMKKEKPEGILLAFGGQTALNCGTKLYEAGTLAKYNVEVLGTPVQSIIDTEDREIFANKLKEIDVKTPISIAVTNIADAVKASDVIGFPIIVRAAYTLGGMGSGFCSNKEELIARAENAFSYSNQILVEESLKGWKEVEYEVVRDAYNNCITVCNMENFDPLGIHTGESIVVAPSQTLSNAEYHKLRELAIKIIRHIGIVGECNVQYALDPYSEDYRVIEVNARLSRSSALASKATGYPLAFIAAKLGLGYSLHELKNSVTKTTTAFFEPALDYIVCKIPRWDLGKFTGVSKQIGSSMKSVGEIMAIGRNFEEAIQKGLRMVGQGMHGFVANQPLKNKDIKEELAEPTDQRVFAISEALQEGMSVDEIHNLTRIDKWFLEKLKNITDHKELLEKYNTLEDLPTEELLNAKKMGFSDFQVSRLVLKTDGIDMEKGLLSVREYRKANGILPVVKQIDTMAGEFPAQINYLYLTYSGTEHDIEFEKDGKSVVVLGSGAYRIGSSVEFDWCSVNSLNTINDQGYRSIMINYNPETVSTDYDMCSRLYFDELTQERVLDIIDLELPKGVIVSVGGQIPNNLAMKLHRQNVPILGTSPTDIDRAENRQKFSSLLDELGVDQPRWSELTSIDDIFKFVDEVGFPVLVRPSYVLSGAAMNVVSNKDELEHFLTLAANVSKEFPVVVSEFIEEAKEIEIDAVANNGEVIAYAISEHIEFAGVHSGDATIVFPPQKLYVETIRRIKKIARQIAKGLNITGPFNMQLLAKDNDIKVIECNLRASRSFPFVSKVLKVNLIDMATRAMLGLPVEKLTKSSFELDYVGIKAPQFSFARLQKADPVLGVDMSSTGEVGCIGETYYDAVLQSMLSVGYRVPEKNVLISSGPARSKLELLKSAALLKERGYNLFATGGTHKFFAENGIETTLVYWPNQDQKPNVIDLIRDKKIDLVINIPKNLSKDELKNGYQIRRDAIDFNIPLITNARLASAFIYSFCKLGQEHISIKHWDEYK
- a CDS encoding ArgR family transcriptional regulator → MKIKAHRLLAIKHLVSSRKVSSQEELVSLLEEEGFKLTQATLSRDLKYLKVAKVPDVETGYKYVIPEIGQKVEASLPSNEDFPVSGVESMEFSGQMAIIKTRPGFANGIASVIDSHGPYEILGTIAGDDTILLISREGISKTDVINALSLFMPGLKEKTI
- a CDS encoding GNAT family N-acetyltransferase gives rise to the protein MEFNIFVAQKEHATYVDIILETIAEAAKVRGTGIAKRNPDYIQKKIEEGKAILALHEGEFAGFCYIETWGHEKFVANSGLIVVDRFRGNGLAKAIKSKAFELSRTRYPQAKLFGLTTGLAVMKINSDLGYRPVTFSELTDDEMFWKGCQTCVNYDILLRTSRKHCLCTGMLFDPEKMKSVKEEKQKSKSMKSRWQSVRESVLQLKKNNNNKDNVLNKFKRAMALFV
- a CDS encoding argininosuccinate synthase domain-containing protein, with the protein product MKDKVVLAYSGGLDTSFCVKYLTEERQLDVYSALANTGGFSETELKDIEGKAYELGVTKHIALDVTDRYYQRCIRYMIYGNVLKNNTYPLSVSSERIFQALAIVEYARKIGAKYIAHGSTGAGNDQVRFDLTFQVLAPEIKVIAPIRELQLSREAEIDFLKKRGINRDWTKMEYSINKGLWGTSIGGKETLTSNQTLPEAAYPSQMVKDGEETLTIDFEKGELSKINGQAYDNKIDAIKAIEGLAAPYAVGRDMHVGDTIIGIKGRVGFEAAAPLVIIKAHHVLEKHTLTKWQMHWKEQLGNWYGMFLHESQYLEPSMRDIEKFLESTQRNVTGKVIIKLKPYHFQVVGIESEHDLMSSVFGEYGEMNKAWSASDVEGFTTILSTPMKIYNAVNKGELNLEDAED
- the argC gene encoding N-acetyl-gamma-glutamyl-phosphate reductase — encoded protein: MQKIKVGIVGGAGYTAGELIRLLVHHPQAEISFIQSNSQAGLDVCSIHADLIGDIEMNFVADVDYDNADVLFLCMGHGRSKSFVAEMPKSYSGKIIDLSNDFRLNKDADGFVYGLPECNLEQIKKADKIANPGCFATAIQLALLPLASKGLLNEIHIHAITGSTGAGQAPSATTHFSWRNNNASVYKSFSHQHLGEIGETMVQLQPGFEKEINFVPMRGNFPRGILASVYLDCDLSEAEAKELYKKYYEPHPFTIVTDKSPDVKMVVNTNKAVVQVKKHNNKIHIVSVIDNLLKGASGQAVQNMNILFGLDEVMGLLLKPVAF